A genomic region of Anaerolineales bacterium contains the following coding sequences:
- a CDS encoding F420-nonreducing hydrogenase: protein MSEKGKLALYWAASCGGCEIAVLGINEKILDVANAFDIVLWPVAVDAKVRSIEKMADKSIDLCLFNGAIRTSEQEYMARLLRQKSKALVAFGSCAHEGCIPGLGNVANREEIFQVAYQDTPSTDNPDGVRPQTETQVEEGTLYLPLFYDTVKTLDQCVDVDYYLPGCPPEPERIWDAIVAILENKLPAPGSVIGAETTVCHECPRTRSEKKITEFKRTWEIIPDPDVCLLEQGLVCCGIATRAGCGALCPTVGSPCIGCYGPNEDVIDFGARMMTALASVIDSEDPEEIDRIIKEGIPDPIGTFYRFSLAHGQLRRSALSGNGKSVQA from the coding sequence ATGAGTGAAAAAGGAAAACTTGCACTGTATTGGGCCGCTTCCTGCGGCGGCTGCGAAATCGCAGTACTGGGGATCAACGAAAAGATCCTCGACGTAGCTAACGCCTTCGATATCGTTCTCTGGCCTGTAGCCGTGGATGCCAAAGTGCGCAGCATCGAAAAAATGGCCGACAAGAGCATCGACCTGTGTCTCTTCAACGGCGCCATTCGCACGAGCGAACAGGAGTATATGGCTCGCTTGCTGCGCCAGAAATCGAAAGCCCTCGTGGCCTTCGGTTCCTGCGCACATGAAGGATGCATTCCCGGGCTGGGAAACGTTGCCAATCGCGAGGAAATTTTCCAGGTCGCCTACCAAGATACACCGAGTACGGACAACCCGGACGGTGTCCGTCCGCAGACCGAGACCCAGGTCGAAGAAGGCACGCTCTACCTCCCGCTCTTCTACGACACGGTCAAGACCCTCGATCAATGTGTGGACGTCGATTACTACTTGCCGGGATGCCCTCCCGAGCCGGAACGTATCTGGGACGCCATCGTGGCGATCCTGGAAAACAAACTGCCGGCGCCCGGTTCCGTGATCGGCGCGGAAACCACCGTTTGCCACGAGTGTCCTCGGACGCGGTCGGAGAAGAAGATCACGGAATTCAAGCGAACCTGGGAGATCATTCCCGACCCGGATGTGTGTTTGCTCGAACAGGGTCTGGTTTGCTGCGGTATCGCCACGCGTGCCGGCTGTGGCGCTCTCTGCCCGACGGTCGGTTCACCCTGCATCGGCTGCTATGGTCCCAATGAAGATGTGATCGACTTCGGCGCTCGTATGATGACCGCGCTGGCTTCGGTGATCGACTCGGAAGATCCGGAAGAGATCGACCGCATCATCAAAGAAGGCATTCCCGATCCAATCGGAACGTTCTATCGTTTCAGCTTGGCGCACGGCCAACTTCGACGCAGCGCCCTCAGTGGAAACGGTAAATCCGTTCAGGCCTGA